In Pedobacter heparinus DSM 2366, the following are encoded in one genomic region:
- a CDS encoding redoxin family protein: MFKHALACCLLVLALLQVQAQVVQITPEKPQRGEKVTITYHPGAAGAAIGKDATEVIINFTYSTFYELPWKLPMTRQGNDWVVSFVLQRYATFATFYLQSGELIDKPAADRHYSVAVYKDDKRVRDGFLHESYSLGAQMPKSPGIHALQLELLRKELANYPDNYEAKVREQSVLMAMAKTPAEKLEHRIEARKIIAAQFEKNPTFGGNLNKVTMGYLIIGENSRLDSIRKVVSKRFPKSDLAKDYLITAIGKEKDTVKKIAQLEALLKTGNESGENSTDIHRMLFEHYTAAGDAAKAVYHARRSLGAANPYTPLTLKTIAGELTKAKLAPDTAITYAEAALKIADRWPIGVIRYFPEYGHILPFVADSTRSRTVAEARSGLYSIIALNKSYLGNRAEALNYAAKAEAAGANKESLMNVALVYEQAADPKKAFDVLWHVLLKDPSDTVAIAAAKKNFLKFNTSETEFNAKVKNLEALKMTRLKAALKKQLMNKPGPELSGLTDLKGNAVTKAMMQGKIVVLDFWATWCVPCMQEMPYLQKVYEQYKHHPNVMFMVINSGARNTIKDALGWEAKNPQYTFPLYFNNDPDIGEKVGFTLIPTIAVIDQQGKMQFRTIGFEGAELEHKLTAQIEVLLEGK; the protein is encoded by the coding sequence ATGTTTAAACATGCGTTAGCGTGCTGCCTGCTTGTACTTGCTTTATTGCAGGTACAGGCCCAGGTGGTACAAATTACTCCTGAAAAACCTCAGAGAGGTGAAAAGGTAACCATTACTTATCATCCGGGCGCTGCCGGTGCAGCCATTGGAAAAGATGCTACTGAGGTGATCATTAACTTCACGTATTCTACCTTTTATGAACTACCCTGGAAGCTGCCTATGACCAGACAGGGGAACGACTGGGTAGTTTCATTTGTGCTACAGCGCTATGCCACTTTTGCTACCTTTTATCTGCAGAGCGGAGAGCTTATAGATAAGCCTGCGGCTGACCGGCATTATTCGGTTGCTGTGTATAAAGATGATAAAAGGGTAAGGGATGGCTTTTTACATGAATCGTATAGCCTTGGGGCACAAATGCCCAAATCCCCTGGGATCCATGCGCTGCAACTGGAATTGCTGAGAAAGGAGCTGGCCAATTATCCGGATAATTATGAAGCAAAGGTGCGCGAGCAAAGTGTGCTAATGGCTATGGCGAAGACGCCTGCCGAGAAGCTGGAACACCGGATTGAGGCCAGGAAGATCATTGCGGCCCAGTTTGAAAAGAACCCAACCTTTGGCGGGAACCTGAACAAGGTAACGATGGGTTACCTGATCATTGGTGAAAATTCGAGGCTTGATTCTATCCGTAAGGTTGTTTCTAAGCGTTTTCCCAAATCAGATCTGGCTAAAGATTACCTGATAACCGCCATTGGTAAAGAAAAGGATACTGTAAAAAAGATTGCACAGCTGGAAGCCCTGTTGAAAACGGGAAATGAAAGCGGTGAAAACTCAACAGACATCCATCGCATGCTGTTTGAACATTATACCGCTGCGGGAGATGCCGCAAAAGCTGTCTACCATGCGCGCCGGAGTCTGGGGGCTGCAAATCCCTATACCCCGTTGACCCTGAAAACTATAGCAGGAGAATTAACAAAAGCGAAACTCGCGCCTGATACAGCGATAACTTATGCAGAAGCTGCTTTGAAAATTGCCGATCGGTGGCCGATCGGTGTGATCAGGTACTTCCCCGAATATGGTCATATTTTGCCTTTTGTAGCCGATAGTACGCGTAGCAGAACAGTTGCTGAAGCAAGATCAGGCTTGTATTCTATCATTGCCCTGAATAAATCATATCTGGGAAACCGGGCTGAAGCCTTAAATTATGCGGCTAAAGCGGAAGCTGCAGGTGCTAACAAAGAGAGCTTAATGAATGTTGCGCTCGTTTATGAACAGGCTGCTGATCCAAAAAAGGCCTTTGATGTGTTGTGGCATGTTTTGTTAAAAGATCCCTCAGACACGGTAGCTATCGCAGCTGCGAAAAAGAATTTTTTGAAGTTTAATACTTCGGAAACTGAATTTAATGCGAAAGTTAAAAACCTGGAAGCCTTAAAAATGACCCGGTTAAAAGCAGCTTTAAAAAAGCAGCTGATGAACAAACCCGGGCCTGAGCTTTCTGGTCTGACAGACCTTAAAGGGAATGCGGTAACCAAAGCAATGATGCAGGGTAAGATAGTGGTCCTGGATTTCTGGGCTACCTGGTGTGTGCCCTGTATGCAGGAAATGCCTTATCTGCAAAAAGTTTATGAGCAGTATAAGCACCATCCTAATGTGATGTTTATGGTGATAAACAGCGGTGCGCGAAACACCATTAAAGATGCGCTTGGCTGGGAGGCGAAAAATCCGCAGTATACTTTTCCACTATATTTTAACAATGATCCTGATATAGGTGAGAAGGTTGGTTTTACATTGATCCCTACTATTGCGGTTATTGACCAGCAGGGAAAGATGCAGTTCAGGACCATTGGTTTTGAAGGTGCAGAGCTGGAACATAAGCTGACAGCGCAGATTGAGGTTTTGCTGGAAGGGAAATAA
- a CDS encoding SDR family oxidoreductase, producing MDLQLKDKVVIVTGGAKGIGEGIVRVLAKEGAIPVIVGRNEQDNLRLAKDISANGGQVFQVSAELTNPAAAAKAVEIVLEKFGRIDGLVNNAGVNDGVGLESGSYERFVDSLHKNVIHYYLMAHHALPALKASKGAIVNIGSKVADTGQGGTSAYAASNGARNALTREWALELLPYEIRVNAVIVAECYTPLYQTWINSIPNAEEKLASIKARIPFGQRMTTAEEIANATVFLLSEASSHTTGQLVYVDGGYVHLDRSI from the coding sequence ATGGATTTGCAATTAAAAGATAAAGTGGTCATTGTTACCGGTGGCGCAAAAGGTATTGGAGAAGGTATTGTAAGGGTACTGGCTAAAGAAGGGGCTATTCCCGTTATTGTTGGAAGAAACGAACAGGATAACCTGAGACTTGCCAAGGATATCAGTGCAAATGGCGGACAGGTTTTTCAGGTAAGTGCCGAGCTGACCAATCCTGCGGCAGCAGCAAAAGCAGTTGAAATTGTTTTGGAGAAATTTGGCCGGATTGACGGATTGGTAAATAATGCAGGTGTAAATGACGGTGTGGGGCTGGAGAGTGGTAGTTATGAACGTTTTGTAGACAGCCTGCACAAGAATGTGATCCACTATTATCTGATGGCACATCATGCCTTGCCCGCATTAAAGGCTTCAAAAGGTGCAATTGTGAATATCGGTTCAAAGGTGGCGGATACCGGGCAAGGTGGGACTTCTGCTTATGCGGCCTCTAATGGGGCCAGAAATGCTTTAACACGCGAATGGGCCTTAGAGCTACTGCCTTATGAGATTCGCGTAAATGCGGTTATTGTTGCAGAATGTTATACACCTTTGTACCAGACCTGGATCAATTCAATTCCGAATGCTGAGGAGAAACTGGCTTCGATTAAAGCCAGGATCCCTTTTGGACAAAGAATGACGACAGCGGAAGAGATTGCAAATGCAACGGTATTTTTATTATCTGAAGCCTCCAGCCATACAACCGGACAATTGGTGTATGTAGATGGAGGCTATGTGCATTTAGATAGATCTATCTAA
- a CDS encoding RNA polymerase sigma factor yields MRLSTIGEIELLEKLKQQDRAAFSQLYNLYVKKIYAYALGILKSPVLAEDVTQDTFVKLWEHAASVRTDRSVQGFLFTIARNLALNILKQASRETWISDELFGHALDQSEDGLQYTERRQTGEFIGKAIAQLPPQRRLIYDLCRNYGYSYKQAAEKLGIKDSTVNSQMVKALKTIKDFMVRNGALLLLLFYRS; encoded by the coding sequence ATGCGGTTGTCTACCATAGGGGAAATAGAATTATTAGAGAAACTTAAGCAACAGGACAGGGCAGCATTTTCGCAGCTGTATAACTTGTATGTTAAGAAGATCTATGCTTATGCCCTTGGCATTCTTAAATCGCCTGTACTTGCTGAGGATGTTACACAGGATACTTTTGTAAAGTTATGGGAGCATGCGGCATCAGTGAGGACCGACCGTTCGGTTCAGGGTTTTCTTTTTACCATTGCAAGAAACCTGGCGTTAAATATTCTTAAACAGGCTTCAAGGGAGACATGGATCTCGGATGAACTGTTTGGACACGCACTGGACCAGAGTGAAGATGGTTTGCAATATACTGAAAGAAGGCAAACAGGTGAATTTATTGGAAAAGCAATTGCGCAGCTTCCTCCACAGCGGCGCCTTATTTACGATCTTTGCCGTAATTATGGTTATTCTTATAAACAGGCGGCAGAGAAACTGGGCATAAAAGACAGTACCGTAAACAGCCAGATGGTAAAAGCATTGAAAACGATTAAAGATTTTATGGTCCGTAATGGCGCTTTATTGTTGCTTTTGTTTTACCGAAGCTAA
- a CDS encoding FecR family protein: MENPIKQLFVNFILNRCSPAEIKQVEELVKNGGHELEWRTALEETEQEFANSEHADLVINERELFKRINYSIGTSVPSRQKLWGWLTAAASIILIAGVGLWLMRSEMRVPHAMEAKSSSVQARKDTTHKWIKLPDGSSVQLNYDSYLEYADSFEGKALREVRLIGEAYFDIKHDAKHPFVIHTGKIKTTVLGTAFNISAYQASKAVTVTVTRGKVKVEDEDRTLAILTPDQQLAWSARLPEPVKAKVNAEVVLEWKKQDLIMDDITLMEAAQMITERYGVKVRFNNEKVKTCRFTAAFLNRNDINQVLNVVADITGARLTLENNIVTIEGPGC, translated from the coding sequence TTGGAAAATCCCATCAAACAATTATTTGTAAACTTCATTTTAAACCGCTGTAGTCCGGCTGAGATCAAACAGGTCGAAGAATTGGTTAAAAACGGTGGCCATGAACTGGAATGGCGTACAGCACTGGAAGAAACTGAACAGGAATTTGCAAATTCCGAGCATGCAGATTTGGTGATTAATGAAAGGGAGCTTTTTAAAAGGATCAACTATTCGATTGGCACAAGCGTACCGTCCCGGCAAAAACTATGGGGATGGCTGACTGCTGCTGCATCAATTATATTGATTGCAGGCGTTGGCTTATGGTTAATGCGTTCGGAGATGCGTGTACCGCATGCCATGGAAGCTAAAAGTTCATCGGTACAAGCCCGGAAAGACACGACACACAAATGGATCAAATTACCTGATGGCAGTTCGGTACAGTTGAACTATGACAGTTATCTGGAGTATGCCGATTCATTTGAAGGCAAAGCATTGCGTGAGGTACGTTTGATCGGGGAAGCTTATTTTGACATTAAACATGATGCGAAACATCCCTTTGTGATCCATACCGGTAAAATTAAAACTACAGTATTGGGTACTGCTTTTAACATTAGTGCCTATCAGGCCAGTAAGGCTGTTACCGTAACGGTGACCCGCGGAAAGGTAAAAGTGGAGGATGAAGATAGGACACTGGCCATACTGACGCCCGACCAGCAGCTGGCCTGGAGTGCAAGGTTGCCAGAACCTGTAAAAGCAAAAGTGAACGCTGAGGTGGTGCTGGAATGGAAGAAACAGGACCTGATCATGGACGACATTACGTTGATGGAAGCTGCGCAGATGATCACAGAACGATATGGGGTGAAGGTTCGCTTTAATAATGAAAAGGTAAAAACCTGCAGGTTTACTGCTGCTTTTTTAAACAGGAACGATATTAACCAGGTACTGAATGTAGTGGCGGACATTACCGGGGCTAGACTTACATTAGAAAATAATATAGTGACGATTGAGGGGCCAGGATGTTAA
- a CDS encoding TonB-dependent receptor, translating to MKVNAVLLMILLFAVGSLTASTGSAQTLADVKVSVGMNKGTLRSAFSQIEKQTDFRFAYRNELIATFKNLNISGETRSVKSTLDELLKGTGLNYKQLNNSIIIFKEVAVASSAARQDIYINGLVTDEYKLPLPGVSVKIKGTNKGVTTSNAGRYVIQVPDENAILVFSYLGYVTTEATVKNGRATNVSLKPDVGTLDDVVVIGYGTTTKRLNTGSVSSITAKDIASQPVSDPLAALQGRVAGLDITGTTGYPGSSYNVRLRGTNSILAGNSPLYIVDGIPFISEPIDQFRGANGNNSPLNSINPADIERIDILKDADATAIYGSRGANGVILISTKKGKSGKTAVDAKVYSGAAFVNHKIEMLNTQQYLALRKEAIANDGIAVTDESIPDLKKWDQNLDNDWQKTLMGGTSKFTEAQLSLSGGSDLTNFLVSGTYRREGNVTPGDQNYQRGAVNLSMNHKSADNKFNLSTSLKYTADLNKSFITDLTQYYNLSPNFPVYGPDGKYYWVGNTQNPMALFERDYESQTNNLFGNVLAKYNIFNGLSAQVSLGYNRMTLKQTQTVPEISSNPLNYTESEAYYGNSELNSYIVEPQLDYVRKIGKGTLNLLLGGTFQSSINEGLNLLGSGYPSDEQLKNPNVAVKLESRNYNYTDYKYTSIFGRATYNLDEKYIVNGTFRRDGSSRFGPDRRFGNFGAIGVAWLFANESFIKDNLGFLSYGKLRGSYGTVGNDQIGDYEYYDGWGASSFPYAGSPTLSPSRFSIPTYQWEVNHKFEVGLELGFLKDRILMTASYYRNKSGNMLISYPLSPQSGFEDYVANLPAELENKGFELELNTVNVNEKNFKWNTSFNLTIAKNKLLKYPGLENTALASRYFIGQPIDVTTGYIFDGIDPQTGLAKIKDLNNDQDIDDISDFTFLGTTTPKFYGGIMNKFSYKNWSLDFFFQFVKQEGPSLNYGYLSVPYGFMVNKDVSALDRWTPDNRQTDIPKATASASGDAYVSYSQWRLSSANWKDASFIRLKNVALRYSLGSLAKRLHVGNLTVFAQGQNLFTITNYDGFDPETKGLAMPPLSIYTAGLQLSF from the coding sequence ATGAAAGTGAACGCGGTCCTATTGATGATCCTTTTATTTGCAGTCGGCAGCCTGACCGCCTCCACCGGATCTGCCCAAACCCTTGCCGACGTAAAAGTCTCTGTCGGGATGAACAAGGGGACACTTCGCAGCGCTTTTTCACAGATAGAAAAGCAAACAGATTTCAGGTTTGCGTATCGGAATGAGCTGATTGCGACCTTTAAAAATTTAAATATCAGCGGAGAGACCCGTTCTGTGAAGAGCACACTGGATGAGCTGTTAAAAGGTACAGGATTAAATTATAAGCAGCTAAACAACAGCATTATTATTTTTAAGGAAGTGGCAGTTGCATCAAGTGCCGCTAGACAGGACATTTATATCAACGGTTTGGTAACCGATGAGTACAAGCTTCCCTTGCCGGGCGTATCGGTAAAGATCAAGGGTACAAATAAGGGGGTTACTACAAGTAATGCAGGTAGATATGTTATACAGGTACCTGATGAAAATGCCATCCTTGTATTCAGTTATCTAGGTTATGTGACTACAGAGGCAACGGTTAAAAACGGCCGCGCTACGAATGTTTCTTTAAAGCCCGATGTAGGCACGCTGGATGATGTCGTTGTGATAGGTTATGGAACGACCACCAAAAGATTGAATACAGGTTCTGTATCATCAATTACAGCTAAAGATATCGCTAGTCAGCCTGTTTCCGATCCGCTTGCAGCCCTGCAGGGCCGGGTTGCTGGTTTGGATATTACAGGAACGACTGGTTATCCGGGCTCAAGTTATAATGTACGTTTAAGAGGTACCAATTCTATCCTTGCTGGTAACAGTCCTTTATATATTGTAGATGGAATTCCATTTATCTCCGAACCAATAGATCAGTTTAGGGGAGCAAATGGCAATAATAGTCCGTTAAACAGTATTAATCCTGCTGATATAGAACGAATAGATATTTTAAAAGATGCAGATGCTACCGCAATATATGGATCAAGGGGCGCAAATGGAGTGATTTTGATCAGTACCAAAAAAGGTAAGAGTGGGAAAACTGCCGTTGATGCCAAAGTGTATAGCGGCGCTGCTTTTGTAAATCATAAAATTGAAATGCTGAATACCCAGCAATATCTTGCTTTACGTAAAGAAGCTATTGCAAATGATGGAATAGCTGTAACAGATGAAAGCATACCCGACCTTAAAAAGTGGGATCAGAATCTTGACAACGATTGGCAGAAAACGTTAATGGGTGGGACTTCAAAATTTACAGAAGCTCAACTTTCTTTGTCAGGAGGATCGGATCTGACTAATTTCCTGGTGAGTGGTACCTACCGTCGTGAAGGTAATGTTACACCTGGTGATCAAAACTATCAGCGCGGTGCGGTTAACCTGAGTATGAACCACAAGTCGGCAGATAATAAGTTTAACCTCAGCACTTCATTAAAATATACGGCAGACCTGAACAAATCTTTTATTACGGATCTCACGCAATATTATAATCTTTCGCCAAACTTTCCAGTATATGGACCTGATGGTAAATATTACTGGGTAGGGAATACACAAAATCCAATGGCTCTTTTTGAAAGGGATTATGAGTCGCAAACCAATAACCTTTTTGGAAATGTTCTGGCAAAATATAACATTTTTAATGGTTTAAGTGCTCAGGTAAGTTTAGGTTATAACCGTATGACCTTAAAACAGACACAGACTGTTCCTGAGATTTCTTCTAACCCCTTAAATTACACCGAAAGTGAGGCCTATTATGGGAATAGTGAATTGAACTCTTATATTGTAGAGCCACAGCTGGACTATGTCCGTAAAATAGGAAAAGGGACTTTAAATTTATTATTGGGGGGTACCTTTCAATCCAGCATTAACGAAGGATTGAACCTTCTGGGATCTGGCTACCCGAGTGACGAACAGTTAAAAAACCCTAATGTTGCTGTTAAGTTAGAATCGAGGAATTATAATTATACCGACTATAAGTATACCTCTATATTTGGACGTGCCACCTACAATCTGGATGAAAAGTATATTGTAAATGGAACTTTCAGACGTGATGGATCTTCCCGTTTTGGACCTGATAGAAGGTTCGGGAACTTTGGGGCTATAGGTGTGGCCTGGTTGTTTGCAAATGAATCATTCATTAAAGATAACCTGGGTTTTTTAAGTTATGGTAAATTGAGGGGCAGTTATGGAACAGTTGGTAATGACCAGATCGGTGATTATGAATATTATGATGGCTGGGGGGCATCAAGTTTTCCTTATGCAGGAAGCCCAACGCTAAGCCCAAGCCGTTTTTCAATTCCGACATACCAGTGGGAAGTAAACCATAAATTTGAAGTAGGACTTGAGCTTGGATTCCTGAAAGACAGGATTTTAATGACTGCCAGCTACTACCGCAACAAATCTGGAAATATGCTGATCAGTTATCCTTTATCACCACAATCTGGTTTTGAGGACTATGTAGCCAATCTTCCGGCAGAGCTGGAAAATAAAGGTTTTGAATTGGAATTAAATACCGTAAATGTCAATGAAAAGAACTTTAAATGGAATACTTCCTTTAATCTTACTATAGCAAAAAATAAGCTTTTAAAGTATCCAGGATTAGAAAATACCGCTCTGGCCAGCAGATACTTTATAGGTCAGCCTATTGATGTGACTACAGGATATATTTTTGACGGAATTGATCCTCAAACAGGACTGGCTAAAATTAAAGACCTAAATAATGACCAGGACATTGATGATATAAGCGATTTTACCTTTCTGGGTACAACCACACCTAAATTTTATGGTGGGATTATGAATAAGTTTAGTTATAAGAACTGGAGTCTTGATTTCTTTTTCCAGTTTGTAAAACAGGAAGGCCCGTCATTAAATTATGGTTATTTATCTGTGCCTTATGGTTTTATGGTGAATAAAGATGTCAGCGCACTTGACAGATGGACCCCGGACAACAGGCAAACCGATATTCCAAAGGCAACGGCGAGTGCAAGTGGTGATGCTTATGTTTCCTATAGTCAGTGGAGATTATCGAGTGCCAATTGGAAGGACGCTTCCTTTATCCGGTTAAAAAATGTGGCTTTGCGTTATAGCCTGGGTTCACTTGCAAAACGCCTTCATGTTGGTAACCTGACGGTATTTGCTCAGGGACAGAATTTGTTTACCATAACTAATTATGATGGTTTTGACCCCGAGACTAAAGGGTTGGCTATGCCTCCTTTGAGTATTTATACAGCTGGGCTACAACTATCTTTTTAA
- a CDS encoding RagB/SusD family nutrient uptake outer membrane protein: MKAIIYIPLVALLSLSVSCKKFVDIDPPRTELSSESLFVNDKTATSAMVGIYSDMNSYNYFYANLLTMFMGGMGSDEFTYALTSTAEFEEFKNNNVLSTNRFVGQLWSEPYAYNYRANAVIEGVTASQTLSPQVKNQLLGEAKFMRAFFHFYLVNTFGDVPLILDTDVQKNTNLSRTPAAEVYKSIIADLIDAKNLLAINYPSTGERTRPTKGAATLLLARAYLYTGNNVQAEIEAAEVISNPNYQLLQGANMNKTFLANSPEAIWQLQVVNNGGSRNTWEGFTMTPASITAPVAYYRLTKGAGGLVDAFEPGDLRRTNWTGSYTTTATPPLTHTYPYKYKIRTNPGPITEYSMVLRYAEAYLIRAEARIQLNKLDLGKQDLDVIRSRAGFSTPLPSIASIPAGMLRVEQERRVELFTEWGHRWFDLKRWKSVSGDATKTRADDVLPLTKPSWKSTAILMPIPSDARKTNPNLTPNPGYN, from the coding sequence ATGAAAGCTATTATATATATCCCCTTGGTTGCTTTGCTTAGTCTGAGTGTATCCTGCAAAAAATTTGTGGACATAGATCCACCGAGAACAGAACTTTCTTCTGAAAGTCTGTTTGTGAATGATAAAACTGCGACATCAGCAATGGTGGGCATTTATTCAGATATGAATTCTTATAATTATTTCTATGCTAATTTATTGACAATGTTTATGGGAGGGATGGGCTCAGATGAGTTTACTTATGCCCTGACATCAACAGCGGAATTTGAGGAATTCAAAAACAATAATGTGTTGTCTACCAATCGTTTTGTAGGGCAACTGTGGTCTGAGCCTTACGCTTATAATTACAGGGCCAATGCTGTTATTGAGGGTGTAACCGCTTCTCAAACTTTAAGTCCTCAAGTTAAAAATCAATTACTGGGCGAAGCCAAGTTTATGCGTGCATTTTTCCATTTTTATCTTGTAAATACTTTTGGGGATGTTCCGTTGATTTTGGATACGGACGTTCAGAAAAATACCAATTTATCTAGAACACCTGCTGCAGAGGTTTATAAGTCTATTATTGCGGATCTTATCGATGCAAAAAATCTATTAGCTATCAATTATCCATCCACAGGAGAAAGGACACGTCCTACAAAAGGGGCTGCCACCTTGTTGCTTGCGCGTGCCTACTTGTATACAGGGAATAACGTACAGGCGGAGATAGAAGCAGCAGAAGTCATCAGTAACCCTAATTACCAGTTGCTACAGGGAGCTAACATGAATAAAACCTTTTTAGCAAACAGCCCAGAAGCAATATGGCAACTACAGGTGGTGAACAATGGCGGAAGCAGAAATACCTGGGAAGGTTTTACCATGACACCTGCCAGTATTACTGCCCCTGTAGCGTACTACCGTTTAACAAAAGGTGCTGGTGGCCTTGTTGATGCATTTGAACCAGGAGATCTGCGCAGGACAAACTGGACAGGTAGCTATACCACTACGGCGACACCTCCTTTAACCCATACCTATCCTTATAAATATAAAATAAGGACTAACCCGGGCCCGATAACAGAGTATTCTATGGTTTTACGGTATGCTGAGGCCTATCTGATCCGTGCTGAAGCAAGGATACAACTGAATAAACTAGACTTAGGTAAACAAGATCTTGATGTGATCCGTAGCCGTGCAGGATTTAGTACCCCATTGCCTTCAATTGCATCCATACCTGCAGGTATGTTGCGGGTTGAACAAGAGCGCAGGGTAGAATTGTTTACAGAGTGGGGGCATCGCTGGTTTGACCTGAAAAGATGGAAAAGTGTAAGTGGTGATGCTACTAAAACACGTGCAGATGACGTTTTACCACTTACCAAACCTTCATGGAAATCAACAGCCATCTTGATGCCCATCCCTTCTGATGCCCGGAAGACCAATCCTAATTTAACTCCAAACCCTGGCTACAACTAA
- a CDS encoding aminopeptidase P family protein, with translation MTYLEKLNEIRRQMKADNVQAYIIPSADPHISEYLPRRYKCIPFASGFSGSAGALVITQDTAGLWTDFRYFEQAADELKGSGFELMKQKVQHAPEYIQWLTEKFDKGATVAADDKLLSVLLGEMLTQKLSVKGISLSNKDYLSPIWKNRPELPSEKAFLIEEQYTGQSVRTKLEQLRAAMQQQAAGYHLISSLDDLAWLFNIRGKDVNYNPVVLSFALISQDYATLYIDVDKLSSAEKETLLKSGVEVLPYGEIEQAITHIPADSNILIDPKRNCFAFYKLVPSTVRIIKDTNPTTNLKAVKNETELSNTRAAMLKDGLAITRFLKWLSENIGKTTITELSAAAELRKFRLEQPGFIGDSFNTISAYKAHAALPHYGASEESNAAVKAEGLFLVDSGGQYYYGTTDITRTIPMGNNTEEESTDYTLVLKGMIDGCKARFPKGTCGYQIDAITRKPLWDYAINYGHGTGHGVGYFLNVHEGPQVFNPTANPVPVEPGMITSVEPGVYRPGKHGIRIENLVNTIRDVSNEFNEFYAFECLTIAPISTKIVKKDLLEAAQLAWLNNYNAMVFEKLGPLLTPDEAAWLKEETKAI, from the coding sequence ATGACTTACCTGGAAAAACTGAACGAAATACGCCGTCAAATGAAGGCCGACAATGTACAGGCTTATATCATCCCATCTGCCGACCCGCATATCAGCGAATATTTACCCAGGCGTTACAAATGTATACCTTTCGCGTCAGGTTTTAGTGGTTCGGCGGGAGCGCTGGTCATTACCCAGGACACTGCAGGTCTATGGACCGACTTTCGTTATTTTGAACAGGCTGCAGATGAATTAAAAGGAAGTGGCTTTGAGCTCATGAAACAAAAGGTACAGCATGCCCCTGAATACATCCAATGGCTAACTGAAAAATTCGATAAAGGTGCAACGGTTGCTGCTGATGATAAATTGTTATCGGTATTGCTGGGCGAAATGCTTACCCAGAAACTATCCGTTAAAGGAATAAGTCTGAGCAACAAAGACTATTTAAGCCCAATCTGGAAAAACAGGCCTGAATTGCCTTCGGAAAAGGCTTTTTTAATCGAAGAGCAGTATACAGGTCAGTCTGTACGGACCAAACTTGAGCAGTTAAGGGCAGCCATGCAGCAACAGGCTGCAGGATACCACCTCATTTCCTCTCTTGACGATCTGGCCTGGTTATTCAATATCCGTGGTAAAGATGTAAACTATAACCCTGTAGTCCTGAGCTTTGCACTCATCAGTCAGGACTATGCTACGCTATATATCGATGTAGATAAACTGAGTTCAGCAGAAAAAGAAACCTTGTTAAAGAGCGGGGTGGAAGTACTGCCTTACGGAGAAATTGAACAGGCCATCACACATATTCCGGCCGACAGCAACATCCTTATCGATCCAAAACGCAATTGTTTTGCTTTCTATAAACTGGTCCCTTCAACTGTAAGGATCATAAAAGATACCAACCCTACCACCAACTTAAAGGCGGTTAAAAACGAAACTGAGCTTTCCAATACCAGAGCAGCAATGCTTAAGGATGGCCTGGCCATTACCCGTTTTTTAAAATGGCTTTCCGAAAATATAGGTAAAACAACCATTACAGAACTTTCTGCCGCAGCCGAACTCCGCAAGTTCAGACTGGAGCAGCCAGGCTTTATTGGCGATAGTTTTAATACCATCAGTGCCTATAAAGCACATGCTGCACTGCCTCACTATGGGGCATCGGAAGAAAGCAATGCAGCGGTTAAAGCTGAGGGCCTGTTCCTTGTGGATTCCGGTGGTCAGTATTATTATGGAACTACCGACATTACCCGTACCATTCCAATGGGAAACAATACTGAAGAGGAAAGTACAGACTATACCTTGGTGCTCAAAGGGATGATCGATGGCTGTAAAGCTCGTTTTCCTAAAGGTACCTGTGGCTACCAGATTGACGCCATCACCCGCAAGCCTCTATGGGATTATGCCATTAATTATGGTCATGGCACCGGCCACGGGGTAGGCTATTTCCTCAATGTCCACGAAGGTCCGCAGGTATTTAACCCAACAGCCAATCCGGTCCCTGTTGAACCCGGGATGATCACTTCTGTAGAACCTGGAGTATACCGCCCCGGCAAACACGGCATACGTATTGAAAACCTGGTCAATACCATTAGGGATGTCAGCAATGAATTCAATGAATTTTACGCCTTTGAATGCCTTACCATTGCACCCATCAGCACTAAAATTGTAAAAAAAGACCTGCTGGAAGCAGCACAGCTAGCATGGCTGAACAATTATAACGCTATGGTTTTTGAAAAACTAGGTCCTTTATTAACTCCTGATGAAGCGGCCTGGTTAAAAGAAGAAACCAAAGCCATATAA